A window from Listeria seeligeri serovar 1/2b str. SLCC3954 encodes these proteins:
- a CDS encoding exodeoxyribonuclease III, whose protein sequence is MKLISWNVNGLRAAVKKGFLEYFDSVDADIFCLQETKLQAGQIDLDLPAYKDYWNYAVKKGYSGTAIFTKKEPLSVQYGLGIEEHDTEGRVITLEFEKFFMVTVYTPNSQAELKRLDYRMTFEDAILAYVKKLDETKPVVLCGDLNVAHEEIDLKNPKTNRKNAGFSDEERAKFTAFLEAGFVDSFRYFYPDLEDAYSWWSYRMNARARNIGWRIDYFVVSERLKDNLVDAKIHPDVLGSDHCPVELELNI, encoded by the coding sequence ATGAAATTAATTTCTTGGAATGTGAACGGGCTTCGAGCAGCGGTAAAAAAAGGCTTTTTGGAGTATTTTGATAGCGTGGATGCAGATATTTTTTGTTTGCAGGAAACGAAATTACAAGCGGGACAAATTGATTTAGACTTGCCTGCATACAAAGATTACTGGAATTATGCGGTGAAAAAAGGTTATTCTGGAACAGCAATTTTCACGAAAAAAGAACCGCTTTCGGTACAATATGGTCTTGGAATTGAAGAACATGATACTGAAGGACGGGTAATTACGCTAGAATTCGAAAAGTTTTTCATGGTGACAGTTTATACGCCTAATTCACAAGCGGAATTAAAACGGCTTGATTATCGGATGACTTTTGAAGATGCGATTTTAGCTTATGTGAAGAAACTAGATGAAACAAAACCAGTAGTGCTTTGTGGGGATTTAAATGTTGCGCATGAAGAAATTGATTTAAAGAATCCGAAGACAAATCGTAAAAATGCTGGTTTTTCTGATGAGGAACGCGCGAAATTCACCGCATTTTTAGAAGCGGGATTTGTGGATAGTTTCCGCTATTTTTATCCTGATTTAGAAGATGCTTATTCTTGGTGGTCATACCGGATGAATGCTAGAGCACGGAATATCGGTTGGCGGATTGATTATTTTGTGGTGTCTGAGCGACTAAAAGATAATTTAGTGGATGCAAAAATTCATCCTGATGTGCTTGGGTCGGACCACTGTCCAGTTGAGCTTGAACTTAATATATAG
- a CDS encoding M48 family metallopeptidase, whose product MYSITISGIEIKIVKKRIKNMYIRVFPPNGLVQISAPVDYDDETIRMFALSKIGWIKRQIQSFENQPRQTKRQYVSGENIYLWGKRYRLDVIFSSSKNDIKVTGERITLQVRPQSTIQQRENIVNEWYRKLLKAEIPDLIEKYQKIIGVTASEWRVKNMRTKWGTCNTDKQKIWINLQLAKKSRDCLDYVIVHELVHLIEKNHTEKFTQYMNQFYPEWRVAKEKLNNEVLDFMEPIENVD is encoded by the coding sequence ATGTATAGTATAACCATTAGTGGAATCGAGATTAAGATTGTAAAAAAAAGAATAAAAAATATGTATATTCGAGTTTTTCCGCCTAATGGGCTTGTTCAGATCAGTGCGCCTGTTGATTATGATGATGAAACAATACGAATGTTTGCTCTTTCTAAAATCGGCTGGATTAAACGACAAATCCAATCATTTGAAAATCAGCCACGTCAAACAAAACGCCAATATGTTTCAGGCGAAAATATTTACTTATGGGGAAAAAGATATCGTTTAGATGTCATTTTTTCGAGTTCAAAAAACGATATAAAAGTTACTGGAGAACGAATCACTTTACAAGTAAGGCCTCAAAGTACGATTCAGCAACGTGAGAATATAGTAAATGAATGGTATCGAAAATTACTAAAGGCGGAAATTCCTGATCTTATAGAAAAATATCAAAAAATTATAGGAGTAACCGCATCAGAGTGGCGTGTTAAGAATATGCGTACTAAGTGGGGAACTTGTAATACAGATAAACAAAAAATATGGATTAATTTGCAATTAGCTAAAAAATCACGTGACTGCTTAGATTATGTGATTGTCCATGAACTCGTACATCTTATAGAAAAAAATCATACTGAAAAATTTACTCAGTATATGAATCAATTTTATCCTGAGTGGCGTGTTGCTAAAGAGAAATTAAATAATGAAGTTTTAGATTTTATGGAACCTATTGAAAATGTAGATTGA
- the pepT gene encoding peptidase T: MKEELLNRFTKYVKVDTQSNEDSTVCPTTPGQMELANILVSELKEIGMEDVTVDEFGYVMATLPSNTTKEVPVIGFLAHLDTATDLTGKNVQPQVHENYDGADIVLNRELNVVLSTKQFPELANYKGKTLITTDGTTLLGADDKAGITEIMVAMNHLINHPEIKHGKIRVAFTPDEEIGRGPERFDVEAFGAKYAYTMDGGPLGELEYESFNAAGAKITFKGNSVHPGTAKNKMVNAVKMAMEFNSHIPAHEAPEFTEGYEGFYHLIALNGDVEEAKAYYIIRDFDHLKFVERKTHIATIAKELEEKYGKGTVELTLKDQYYNMKEKIEPVKEIVDIVSAAMRNLDIEPKISPIRGGTDGAQLSYKGLPTPNIFGGGENFHGKFEYVALESMVKATEVIIEVARLFEEKA; this comes from the coding sequence ATGAAGGAAGAATTATTAAACCGATTCACCAAATATGTCAAAGTAGATACGCAATCAAATGAAGATAGCACTGTTTGCCCAACGACACCAGGCCAAATGGAGCTTGCAAACATCCTCGTGTCGGAGTTGAAAGAAATCGGAATGGAAGATGTAACTGTCGACGAATTCGGTTATGTTATGGCAACACTCCCTTCCAACACAACAAAAGAAGTTCCGGTTATCGGTTTTTTAGCACATTTAGATACTGCGACAGATTTAACTGGAAAAAATGTTCAACCACAAGTTCACGAAAATTATGACGGAGCCGATATTGTTTTAAATAGAGAACTAAATGTCGTTCTTTCCACGAAACAATTCCCTGAACTAGCCAATTACAAAGGCAAAACCCTTATCACTACAGATGGAACGACTTTACTAGGCGCAGATGACAAAGCTGGTATCACAGAAATTATGGTAGCAATGAACCATCTAATAAATCACCCAGAAATCAAACACGGCAAAATTCGTGTCGCTTTCACACCGGACGAAGAAATTGGACGTGGACCAGAACGTTTTGACGTGGAAGCTTTCGGCGCTAAATATGCATACACGATGGACGGGGGCCCACTCGGCGAACTAGAATACGAAAGTTTTAATGCCGCTGGTGCGAAAATCACTTTTAAAGGAAACAGTGTTCACCCTGGTACCGCTAAAAACAAAATGGTCAATGCCGTTAAAATGGCAATGGAGTTCAATTCTCATATACCAGCTCATGAAGCGCCAGAATTTACAGAAGGCTATGAAGGCTTCTATCATTTGATTGCTTTAAACGGAGACGTAGAAGAAGCAAAAGCGTATTACATCATTCGCGACTTTGATCACTTGAAGTTTGTTGAACGTAAAACCCATATCGCTACAATCGCCAAAGAATTAGAAGAAAAGTATGGCAAGGGAACAGTGGAGTTAACACTTAAAGATCAATATTACAATATGAAAGAAAAAATCGAACCAGTAAAAGAAATTGTTGATATTGTTAGTGCAGCAATGCGAAACCTAGATATTGAACCAAAAATCAGCCCAATTCGCGGTGGAACAGATGGCGCACAACTTTCTTATAAAGGATTACCAACACCAAATATCTTTGGTGGGGGAGAAAACTTCCACGGTAAATTTGAATATGTTGCACTTGAAAGCATGGTTAAAGCAACAGAAGTAATTATCGAAGTAGCACGTTTATTTGAAGAAAAAGCTTAA
- the rpmI gene encoding 50S ribosomal protein L35, whose amino-acid sequence MPKMKTHRGSAKRFKRTGSGKLKRRHGFTSHMFANKSQKQKRKLRKSAMVSAGDFKRIRQMVAKMK is encoded by the coding sequence ATGCCAAAAATGAAAACCCACCGCGGTTCCGCTAAACGTTTCAAAAGAACAGGATCTGGAAAACTAAAACGCAGACACGGCTTCACTAGCCATATGTTCGCTAACAAATCCCAAAAACAAAAACGTAAACTGCGTAAATCAGCAATGGTATCAGCTGGCGATTTCAAACGTATTCGTCAAATGGTCGCTAAAATGAAGTAA
- the infC gene encoding translation initiation factor IF-3, producing MSKDMLVNDGIRAREVRLIDQDGEQLGVKSKIDALQIAEKANLDLVLVAPTAKPPVARIMDYGKFRFEQQKKDKEARKNQKVIVMKEVRLSPTIDEHDFDTKLRNARKFLEKGDKVKCSIRFKGRAITHKEIGQKVLDRFAKACEDLCTIEQRPKMDGRSMFLVLAPLHEK from the coding sequence ATTAGCAAAGACATGTTGGTAAACGATGGGATTCGTGCACGTGAAGTAAGATTGATCGACCAAGACGGTGAACAATTAGGCGTGAAGAGTAAAATCGATGCGCTTCAAATTGCTGAAAAGGCTAATCTTGATTTAGTGCTTGTTGCTCCAACAGCGAAACCGCCAGTAGCTCGTATCATGGACTACGGTAAATTCCGTTTTGAACAACAGAAGAAAGATAAAGAAGCCCGTAAGAACCAAAAAGTCATCGTAATGAAGGAAGTTCGTTTAAGTCCAACGATTGACGAACACGATTTTGATACGAAGCTACGTAATGCACGTAAATTCCTTGAAAAAGGCGATAAAGTAAAATGCTCTATTCGTTTTAAAGGCCGTGCGATTACACACAAAGAAATCGGTCAGAAGGTGCTTGACCGTTTTGCAAAAGCGTGCGAAGACCTTTGTACAATTGAGCAAAGACCAAAAATGGACGGACGTTCCATGTTCTTAGTCCTAGCACCACTTCATGAAAAGTAA
- a CDS encoding tautomerase family protein: MPLVKIFHGSDFTEEAVKQVNQTIHLALVGCFQIPKNDTFQLWIATDSAANFVNPNYLLTSEKRNSNFIYIEIFCGPGRTVEQKQLLYQTLVEKMESATSLSKQNIFILLNEVPLENWSFGDGKAQMIAF; encoded by the coding sequence ATGCCATTAGTTAAGATTTTTCATGGGAGTGATTTTACTGAGGAGGCGGTGAAACAGGTAAACCAAACAATCCATCTTGCACTTGTGGGATGCTTTCAAATACCGAAAAATGATACTTTTCAACTTTGGATTGCGACCGATTCAGCTGCTAATTTTGTTAATCCTAATTATTTATTAACTAGCGAAAAAAGAAATAGTAACTTTATTTACATCGAAATTTTTTGTGGACCCGGTCGTACAGTTGAACAAAAGCAGTTATTATATCAAACACTTGTTGAAAAAATGGAAAGCGCTACTTCTTTATCAAAACAAAATATTTTTATATTATTAAATGAAGTTCCTCTTGAAAATTGGTCTTTTGGAGATGGTAAGGCGCAAATGATAGCATTTTGA
- the rplT gene encoding 50S ribosomal protein L20 gives MPRVKGGTVTRKRRKKIVKLAKGYYGSKHLLFKVANQAVMKSYQYAYRDRRQKKRDFRRLWIARINAAARMQDLSYSKLMHGLKLAGIDINRKMLADLAVNDIASFNTLADSAKKALAK, from the coding sequence ATGCCACGCGTAAAAGGCGGAACAGTAACACGCAAACGTCGTAAAAAGATAGTTAAATTAGCCAAAGGGTATTACGGCTCTAAACATTTATTATTCAAAGTAGCTAACCAAGCAGTAATGAAATCTTATCAATATGCTTACAGAGATCGTCGTCAAAAGAAACGTGACTTCCGTAGATTATGGATTGCACGTATCAACGCGGCTGCTCGTATGCAAGATCTTTCATACAGCAAATTAATGCACGGCTTAAAATTAGCTGGAATTGACATTAACCGTAAAATGCTTGCAGACTTAGCAGTAAATGATATCGCATCATTTAACACACTTGCTGATTCAGCAAAAAAAGCATTAGCTAAATAA
- a CDS encoding HD domain-containing protein codes for MNKSKIITAAEKWMQTHFENESTGHDWAHIKRVQELSKKIQATEGGDTFTIELAALFHDYSDTKLTNNPAEATKTLITWMEQQEAPSDVINQIIRIIQSVSFKQGNNPIQAVTIEEKIVQDADRLDAIGAIGIARAFTYGGAHNREIVNLNNPQDTTLQHFYDKLLLIQAQLKTPTAKKLAQDKQEIMHDFIHALEQELKI; via the coding sequence ATGAATAAAAGCAAAATTATTACTGCAGCTGAAAAATGGATGCAAACTCATTTTGAAAACGAATCAACTGGACACGACTGGGCTCACATCAAACGAGTCCAAGAACTTAGCAAAAAAATCCAAGCAACAGAAGGTGGAGATACATTCACGATTGAATTAGCGGCACTTTTCCATGACTATTCAGACACCAAGCTAACAAATAACCCAGCAGAAGCAACAAAAACTTTAATAACATGGATGGAACAACAAGAAGCCCCATCAGATGTAATCAATCAAATCATCCGAATTATCCAATCGGTTTCTTTTAAACAAGGGAATAATCCTATCCAAGCAGTAACTATAGAAGAAAAAATAGTTCAAGACGCAGACAGGCTTGATGCCATTGGAGCAATCGGTATAGCTAGAGCTTTCACATATGGAGGAGCACACAATAGAGAAATTGTTAATCTAAATAACCCTCAAGACACGACGTTACAACACTTTTACGATAAGTTATTATTAATCCAAGCACAATTAAAAACCCCAACCGCAAAGAAGTTAGCACAAGATAAACAAGAAATTATGCATGATTTTATACATGCGTTAGAACAAGAATTAAAAATTTAA
- a CDS encoding LysR family transcriptional regulator has translation MNINELITFKAVVEKKGFSTAAEFLGYSQSNVTKHIKKIEETVGFPLFDRGWKSTLTKEGELFYKEIDNLIDHWKSIRAISEEIAAEQVGEIRIGIIESLAKQLLPQIISWLKTHRPKMNAFFEMGNTQRLTELVQQNELDVAFVGETASLSSELEFKKIAEDEIVFITLKHHELLNKKTLLLEDILKFPLLYGDKTCLSHQRFIAALQKDKLFSEQKTHYICSNQLLIPDILTDNQIGIVPRSIANNKATNIITLSITKKDFQLVYGAVTKKKEYNYLKNTIDAITELVLH, from the coding sequence ATGAATATAAATGAACTAATTACATTCAAAGCGGTAGTTGAGAAAAAGGGTTTTTCGACAGCTGCAGAATTTTTAGGTTACTCTCAATCAAATGTTACTAAGCATATTAAAAAGATAGAAGAAACAGTCGGATTTCCTTTATTTGATAGGGGGTGGAAATCCACTTTAACAAAAGAAGGGGAATTATTTTATAAAGAGATAGATAATTTGATTGATCACTGGAAAAGCATCCGTGCCATATCAGAAGAAATCGCAGCGGAGCAAGTAGGGGAAATTCGAATTGGAATAATTGAGTCACTAGCCAAACAACTTTTACCTCAAATAATCAGCTGGTTAAAAACACACAGACCAAAAATGAACGCTTTTTTTGAAATGGGAAACACACAAAGACTTACTGAGTTAGTTCAACAAAACGAACTAGATGTTGCATTTGTCGGTGAAACTGCTAGCCTATCATCAGAATTAGAATTTAAGAAAATAGCTGAAGATGAAATTGTCTTTATTACGTTAAAGCACCATGAACTTTTAAATAAAAAAACACTACTGTTGGAAGATATTTTGAAATTCCCTTTACTTTATGGTGACAAAACTTGCTTAAGCCATCAACGATTTATAGCAGCACTGCAAAAAGATAAGCTATTTAGTGAGCAGAAAACGCATTATATTTGTTCTAATCAACTATTAATTCCGGATATTTTAACAGATAACCAAATTGGAATAGTGCCTCGTTCGATTGCTAATAACAAGGCGACGAATATCATAACACTTTCCATTACAAAAAAAGACTTTCAACTGGTTTACGGAGCAGTTACCAAGAAAAAAGAATATAACTACTTAAAAAATACCATTGATGCGATAACGGAATTAGTTCTCCATTAA
- a CDS encoding type I restriction endonuclease subunit R, whose translation MVDLAKKERETQARVSKLFQNVLGYKNLGNLKDQENSNIDENLLKIYLLDQNYSIDAIRLAVSSIKDITCNQAMDLFQLNSSVYSFLRYGVLVKEPGKEKQTRVSFINWENPLKNHFYIAEEVSVLKDYADSSSKEIHKRPDIVLYINGIAIAVLELKRSTRSINEGIRQNITNQRKDMIQRFFGTNGLVMAGNDTEGLRYGVIQTPEKYYLNWKEDADLKDSLSIEVKELRENQSYGLDKSLISLCHKERIVELLYNFIIFDKGAKKICRPHQFFGILSARNFVANRKGGIIWHTQGSGKSLTMVWLSKWIKENIPESRILIVTDRDELDSQIEGVFAGVKEKIVRVRSGRELIQKINESSPVMMCSLIHKFGKKGGEDKNYTNFIDEIKSSLPYGFKPKGNFFIFVDEAHRTQSGKLHEAMNTTIPNGTLIGFTGTPLMKKDKKKSIEIFGPYIHKYKFNEAVEDKVVLDLRYEAREVEQNVTNQKKIDQWFESKTKGLNDRSKARLKSRWGTFQKVFSSKDRLTKIVEDIVFDMQIQPRLVDGRGNALLVADSIYQATRYYELFQGTDLKGKCAIITSYNPQPSDVRTESRGEAIETEKIEKYETYSKMLDGKKVEKFEEEVKEKFLEYPDQMKLLIVVDKLLTGFDAPPATYLYIDKKIQDHKLFQAICRVNRLDGDDKEYGYIIDYKDLFKSLEKAMDDYTSEAFSDYDEEDVSGLLNNRLDKAKDQLEESLEALRALCEPVAMPQTDIEFIHYFVAQDTAQPDIEELESNLPKRENLYDFSASALRAFAEVKGDLESKYGYSNAEVTNLEKEVTRFVNARDIIRQASGDYIDLKAYDPDMRQLIDMFLDAKESRTLMEFEEPLVELLLREDTSKIDPIIDPIDESKRDTAAETIENNVKRELIAKRSSNPKYYEKLSQLLTDLIEKRKQSVIEYEEYLAQFKEYVHRAFHPEDSQDYPASIRINAAKRAFYDLLDDEGLANSVYDAINSVRQDGWRGNKIKERKIRRAIEEIVEDQELVDELFKLTKEQGEY comes from the coding sequence TTGGTAGATTTAGCAAAAAAGGAGCGAGAAACACAAGCCAGAGTATCCAAGTTATTTCAAAATGTTTTAGGCTATAAGAACCTTGGTAATTTAAAAGACCAAGAAAACTCAAATATAGATGAGAATCTTTTAAAGATTTACTTATTAGACCAAAATTATTCTATTGATGCCATACGCTTGGCAGTGAGTTCTATTAAGGATATAACATGTAATCAAGCAATGGATCTGTTTCAGTTAAATTCATCTGTCTATTCTTTTCTAAGATATGGTGTTTTAGTGAAGGAGCCGGGGAAAGAAAAGCAGACTCGTGTATCTTTTATTAATTGGGAAAATCCATTGAAAAATCATTTTTATATTGCAGAGGAAGTTTCTGTTTTAAAAGATTATGCTGATTCAAGTAGTAAAGAAATACATAAACGTCCAGATATCGTTTTATACATTAATGGAATTGCTATAGCAGTTTTGGAATTAAAAAGAAGTACGCGATCGATTAATGAAGGGATTCGACAAAATATAACAAATCAACGGAAAGACATGATTCAACGATTTTTTGGAACAAATGGATTAGTAATGGCAGGAAATGACACAGAAGGGTTGCGCTATGGAGTAATTCAGACACCTGAAAAATATTATTTAAATTGGAAAGAAGATGCTGATTTAAAAGATTCTTTGTCTATAGAGGTGAAAGAATTACGTGAGAATCAAAGCTACGGACTAGACAAAAGTTTGATTTCATTATGTCATAAAGAGCGAATCGTCGAATTGCTCTATAATTTCATTATTTTTGATAAAGGTGCAAAAAAGATTTGTCGACCTCATCAATTTTTCGGCATTTTATCAGCACGGAATTTTGTTGCAAATCGTAAGGGCGGTATCATTTGGCACACACAAGGTTCTGGGAAAAGCTTAACAATGGTATGGTTAAGCAAATGGATAAAGGAAAACATTCCCGAGAGTCGTATTTTAATTGTCACTGATCGAGATGAATTAGATAGTCAGATTGAAGGGGTTTTTGCTGGAGTTAAAGAAAAAATAGTAAGAGTTCGTTCTGGAAGAGAATTAATACAAAAAATTAATGAATCATCTCCTGTAATGATGTGTTCTTTAATCCACAAATTTGGCAAAAAAGGAGGAGAGGATAAAAATTATACAAATTTTATTGATGAAATAAAGTCCTCTTTACCTTATGGATTTAAGCCCAAAGGGAACTTCTTTATCTTTGTAGATGAAGCCCATCGAACACAATCAGGTAAACTCCACGAAGCGATGAACACTACTATTCCTAATGGTACACTTATTGGATTTACAGGCACACCTCTGATGAAAAAGGATAAAAAGAAATCAATAGAAATTTTTGGACCATATATCCATAAATATAAGTTTAATGAAGCCGTGGAAGATAAAGTTGTTTTGGATCTAAGATATGAGGCTCGAGAGGTTGAGCAAAATGTAACGAACCAAAAGAAAATTGATCAATGGTTTGAAAGTAAAACGAAAGGATTGAATGATCGATCAAAAGCTAGATTAAAATCTCGCTGGGGAACGTTTCAAAAAGTTTTTAGCTCAAAAGACCGGTTAACTAAGATTGTAGAAGATATCGTATTTGATATGCAAATACAACCAAGACTTGTGGATGGTAGGGGAAACGCTTTGCTTGTAGCAGATAGTATCTATCAGGCAACGAGATATTATGAGTTGTTTCAAGGCACGGATTTAAAGGGGAAATGTGCAATAATTACTTCCTATAATCCTCAACCAAGTGATGTACGAACCGAATCACGTGGCGAAGCAATTGAGACTGAAAAAATTGAAAAATATGAAACCTATAGTAAAATGTTAGATGGTAAAAAGGTAGAGAAATTCGAGGAGGAAGTAAAAGAGAAATTTCTTGAGTATCCTGACCAAATGAAATTACTCATTGTTGTAGATAAGCTATTGACAGGCTTTGATGCGCCTCCAGCAACTTATTTGTATATTGATAAGAAAATTCAAGATCACAAGCTTTTTCAAGCTATTTGTCGAGTTAACCGTTTAGACGGAGACGATAAAGAATATGGCTATATCATTGATTACAAAGATTTATTCAAATCACTTGAAAAAGCAATGGATGATTACACTTCAGAAGCTTTTTCAGATTATGATGAAGAAGATGTATCAGGTCTATTAAATAATCGTTTAGATAAGGCAAAAGATCAATTAGAAGAATCTTTAGAAGCTTTACGAGCTTTATGTGAACCTGTAGCAATGCCTCAAACAGATATTGAATTTATTCACTATTTTGTAGCTCAAGATACGGCACAACCAGATATTGAAGAGCTGGAATCTAATTTACCTAAAAGAGAAAATCTATATGATTTTTCAGCTTCTGCTTTAAGAGCATTTGCAGAAGTAAAAGGTGATTTAGAAAGTAAATATGGTTACTCAAACGCCGAAGTCACTAATTTGGAGAAAGAAGTTACTCGTTTTGTAAATGCACGTGATATTATTCGACAGGCGAGTGGTGATTATATTGATTTAAAAGCATATGATCCAGATATGCGACAATTGATTGATATGTTTTTAGATGCTAAAGAAAGTCGAACATTAATGGAGTTTGAAGAACCTTTAGTAGAATTATTGTTGCGTGAAGATACGTCTAAAATTGATCCGATTATTGACCCTATAGATGAAAGTAAACGGGATACTGCAGCAGAAACAATTGAGAATAATGTAAAGAGAGAACTAATAGCTAAAAGAAGTTCAAATCCTAAATATTATGAAAAGTTGTCTCAATTACTTACTGATTTAATTGAGAAGCGGAAACAGTCTGTTATTGAATATGAAGAATATTTGGCGCAGTTCAAAGAATATGTTCATAGAGCATTCCATCCCGAAGATAGTCAGGATTACCCTGCATCAATTCGAATAAATGCAGCGAAACGTGCTTTTTACGATTTGTTAGATGACGAAGGATTAGCAAATTCCGTTTATGACGCTATTAATTCTGTTAGACAAGATGGATGGAGAGGTAACAAGATTAAAGAAAGAAAGATTCGTAGAGCAATTGAGGAGATTGTAGAAGATCAAGAATTAGTTGATGAGTTATTTAAACTTACAAAAGAACAAGGTGAGTATTAA
- a CDS encoding ABC transporter ATP-binding protein, with product MFEFEHVSLKRENKTILSDINWVVNDKENWAILGLNGSGKTTLLQLLNGYLWPSSGMLQVLGHVFGQTSLPELRKSIGWVSNALDQQLKEYDLSEQIVLSGKFASIGMYTKVTDAEITDAKRILTDCGGASLIGKAYKVLSQGERQVVLIARALMARPKLLILDEPCNGLDLFAKEHLLERIKQIAERTDSPTMLFVTHHTEEILPCFDNIILLRDGEITHRGKTEKLLTEPVLQAFYQKPVELIQIKEGSIAVYPK from the coding sequence ATGTTTGAATTTGAACATGTTTCTTTAAAGAGGGAGAACAAGACTATCTTATCGGATATTAATTGGGTGGTGAATGATAAAGAAAATTGGGCAATACTTGGGTTAAATGGGTCTGGAAAAACCACCTTACTACAATTACTCAATGGTTATCTTTGGCCGAGTAGCGGAATGTTGCAAGTACTTGGTCATGTTTTCGGACAGACTTCTTTGCCAGAGCTACGTAAATCTATAGGTTGGGTCAGCAATGCTTTAGATCAACAGTTGAAAGAGTATGACCTTAGTGAGCAAATTGTTCTTAGTGGTAAGTTTGCGAGTATCGGTATGTATACCAAGGTTACAGATGCAGAAATTACGGATGCTAAACGAATTCTTACTGACTGCGGTGGGGCATCTCTTATCGGAAAGGCTTATAAAGTTTTATCGCAAGGCGAGCGCCAAGTTGTTTTAATTGCTCGTGCTTTAATGGCCCGACCTAAATTGCTTATTCTAGATGAACCTTGTAATGGGCTTGATTTATTTGCAAAAGAACATTTACTAGAGCGAATTAAACAGATTGCTGAACGAACAGATTCTCCAACAATGCTTTTCGTGACACATCATACTGAAGAAATTTTGCCTTGCTTTGATAATATCATTTTACTGCGTGACGGGGAAATAACACATCGCGGAAAAACAGAAAAACTTTTAACGGAGCCTGTTCTTCAAGCATTTTATCAAAAGCCTGTAGAACTTATTCAAATAAAGGAGGGCTCCATTGCAGTCTATCCGAAGTAA
- a CDS encoding carboxymuconolactone decarboxylase family protein, which translates to MTNKPIVENLSPEFKDFAPDLASYTNDILFQKVWLDEQLDSKTRSIVTLSILATLGNTEQMPFHLETAAKNGVSQKELSALCTHLAFYIGWPQAMLLLNQIIK; encoded by the coding sequence ATGACAAATAAACCGATTGTTGAGAACTTAAGCCCTGAATTTAAAGATTTCGCACCAGACTTAGCAAGCTATACAAATGATATCTTGTTTCAAAAAGTTTGGTTGGATGAACAGCTGGACTCTAAGACACGGAGCATTGTCACACTGTCGATTTTAGCCACACTTGGTAATACGGAACAAATGCCTTTCCACTTAGAAACAGCTGCTAAAAATGGTGTATCGCAAAAAGAACTATCTGCGCTCTGTACACATTTAGCCTTTTATATTGGCTGGCCGCAAGCGATGTTATTATTAAACCAAATTATTAAATAG
- a CDS encoding DUF1697 domain-containing protein, which translates to MKNYVALLRAVNVAGKNKINMNELKTAVQNAGFTNVKTYIQSGNLILSSELQREEQVANKLTETIQNTFELTIDVFVYEEVNYNEIIQNNPFPPESIGEEERWLAIFYKENIHIPHQKNHQAEVVAIGRVLYVHIFSNQIHALKLPIFLGEYKKTLSTSRNWRTTLKLQTFLQAIDSPE; encoded by the coding sequence ATGAAAAATTATGTCGCTTTACTAAGAGCAGTAAATGTCGCTGGTAAAAACAAAATCAATATGAACGAACTAAAAACAGCGGTACAAAATGCTGGCTTCACTAATGTAAAAACCTATATCCAAAGCGGCAACCTAATTTTAAGCTCTGAATTACAAAGAGAAGAGCAAGTAGCAAACAAACTAACCGAAACCATCCAAAACACATTCGAACTAACGATTGATGTTTTTGTATATGAAGAAGTCAATTACAACGAGATCATCCAAAATAACCCTTTTCCGCCAGAATCAATTGGCGAAGAAGAACGCTGGTTAGCCATTTTTTACAAAGAAAATATACATATCCCACATCAAAAAAATCACCAAGCAGAAGTAGTAGCAATTGGTCGCGTTCTATATGTTCACATTTTTTCGAATCAAATTCATGCGCTAAAGCTGCCCATTTTCTTAGGGGAATATAAAAAAACACTATCTACTAGCCGAAACTGGCGCACCACGCTCAAATTACAAACATTTCTACAAGCAATCGACAGCCCGGAATAG